TTCGAGGATGGAAAGGTGACGGAGCGCTTCCGCAAAGCGGTGAGGACGCTCGTCAAGGAGCGGTCCGAGCTCTACCGACGCCTCGCGAAGTGATTCTTTACCTCTCGGTCGAGCAAGTGCTCGAGCTGCATGCGATCCTCGTGGACGCGTTCGGCGGGGCGGCCGAAATCCGCGACCGCGGAGGGCTCGAATCTGCGGTCGCACGGCCCGCGATGACCTTCGGCGGCGAGGACTTGTATCCGGACCTGGCGGCGAAAGCGGCAGCGTTGTTGCACTCCATCGTGCTCAACCATCCCTTCGTCGACGGGAACAAGCGGGCGGGCTCTGCCGCTTCCGAGTTGATGGTTCTCTTGAATGGGCACGTTCTCGGTGCGACCGACGACGAGATGGAGCAGGTGACGATGAGCGTCGCTCGAGGAGAGATGGATATCGAGCCGCTGACGATCTGGTTACGCCAACGGATCGCACAAAGCGATTGACCGCGATGGGCGCTCTGGCTCTTCTTGGCGTCCGGCCCTTTGCGACTTGCCCATGCGTCGCGGGTCCGTAACGCTGAACCGGAAGAGGCCCTTTTTCGACTCCGGAGATAGGCATAATTCTACCAGGGCGTCTTCCTCACTCAATCGAGTACAATTCACTCCGTGACGACCGCGTCGGGCGGATACGAGCTTCGATCCGTCATTCGTGAGACAGCGGTGAGCGGCCCGACCCGTGCCAATCGCGCCTGCTTGACATCGGACACCCGCGCACCAATCGTCCGGGAAAGAGAGCCATCATGATTGGAAGGGTTCTCTCTCACTACCGGATACTCGGTGAGATCGATCGCGGCGGCATGGGGATCGTCTACCGTGCTCTCGACCTGAAACTCAACCGGGAGGTCGCGGTCAAAGTCCTGCCTCCGGAGCTCGTCGCCGACAAAGAACGCAAAGCTCGCTTCATTCGGGAAGCTCAATCTGCCGGTGCGGTGCACCATCCTTATATCGCTTCCGTCTTCGAGATCGATGAGGTGGAAGGGATCACTTTCATCGCGATGGAGCTCATCGAAGGCACGACCTTGAGAGAGCAGGTTGCCGGGGGGAAGTTGACACTGTCCGGCGCTCTTACTCTGGCAACCGAGGCCGCAGAGGGCCTTGCTCGGGCGCACGAGAAAGGGATCGTCCATCGAGACCTCAAACCCGACAACATCATGGTCACCCAGGATGGCCATGCAAAGATCATCGATTTCGGCGTGGCCAAATTGATCGAGCCCCGGCTCGATAGCCCGCAGAGCGAAGACGCCACCGCGGTGCGGGTGGAGACCCAGGCGGGGATCACCATGGGAACCGTTTCGTACATGAGTCCGGAGCAAGCCCGTGGGGAGAAGACCGATCACCGAACGGACATATTCTCGCTGGGAGTGGTCCTCTTCGAGATGCTCACCGGGAAGAGGCCGTTTCATAGAGGAAGTACCGCGGAAACGCTGAGCGCCATCCTGAAAGAGGTGGCTCCCCCACTGGGCGAAATGCGACTCGAGTCTTCCACCGCGATCGTTTCCAGACTCCAGGACGTTCTGGAGAAATGTTTGGCCAAAGATCGGCGGGAAAGGTATCAAACCGTCAAGGATCTGGCTCTCGACCTGAAATCGATCCAGCGCCAGTCAGGAAGCGAGGTGCTGCCAGCCGTAGCCCCGAGCGTCTCGCGGTTCGAACGCAAACATGGATGGCTGGCCGCGTCGGCGCTGGTTGTCCTGGCGCTCGCGGCAATCACTTACCTGCTTTGGCCTCGTGAGGAGAAGCCGCCTCGGCTCACGAACCATAGTCAGCTCACGTCTGCCATTGGTTTGGAAGCTTATCCCACCTGGTCTCCCGAAGCGGGGAGGCTCGCCTATCACCTGGACCGCCGAG
This portion of the Vicinamibacteria bacterium genome encodes:
- a CDS encoding type II toxin-antitoxin system death-on-curing family toxin, whose protein sequence is MILYLSVEQVLELHAILVDAFGGAAEIRDRGGLESAVARPAMTFGGEDLYPDLAAKAAALLHSIVLNHPFVDGNKRAGSAASELMVLLNGHVLGATDDEMEQVTMSVARGEMDIEPLTIWLRQRIAQSD